The Methanocaldococcus jannaschii DSM 2661 genome has a segment encoding these proteins:
- a CDS encoding COG1361 S-layer family protein, which yields MMKKLLIILIGFILLSSISAIQIDAPQYQPNVIHPGDDVDLWIKINNDNYDNEVKNIVVEVTPHYPFELRQVNPIKGKATISHLNPGESDTVYFKLHVDENAPSRDYRIDVKVSYDEVDKEDGKETSHHYEITKIYYLHVYGIASFEINIDDTSIIPGKTKTIKLDIKNVGTGNAKYLNLYLIGNDKINILGGSLIFVGCLKANNQYIIPIKIYAVPEIEDGIYSINANLFWVGEDGKQYNSTIPLNIRVVKKIYANQPYIYLDDVKNKGDYIEITIGIANRGTTKIKHCVMTLTANGRNYTKYIGDLDEDDYDTSIFEIKEFGDIPIKVTVTYFDDYHNPYNATETFNIHVEKVKKEESLSPMYIIGGVIVVIIIILYIRKRKRHQEFEEFEEI from the coding sequence ATGATGAAGAAACTTTTGATAATTTTAATTGGATTTATTTTGCTATCTTCAATATCTGCCATTCAAATAGATGCTCCTCAGTATCAGCCGAATGTTATTCATCCTGGGGATGATGTGGATTTGTGGATTAAGATAAACAATGATAATTATGATAATGAAGTTAAAAACATAGTTGTTGAAGTAACTCCACACTATCCATTTGAGTTGAGGCAGGTTAATCCAATTAAGGGGAAAGCAACAATCAGCCATTTAAATCCTGGAGAATCAGACACTGTATATTTCAAACTACATGTTGATGAAAACGCCCCATCAAGAGATTATAGGATAGACGTAAAAGTAAGTTATGATGAAGTTGATAAAGAGGATGGAAAAGAAACAAGCCACCACTATGAAATAACTAAAATCTATTATCTACATGTTTATGGAATAGCAAGCTTTGAAATTAATATAGATGATACTTCAATAATTCCAGGAAAAACAAAAACTATAAAATTAGACATAAAAAATGTAGGAACTGGAAATGCAAAATATTTAAACCTTTATTTAATTGGAAATGATAAAATCAATATTTTAGGAGGAAGTTTAATTTTTGTTGGATGTTTAAAAGCAAATAATCAATATATCATCCCTATAAAAATATACGCAGTTCCAGAAATTGAGGATGGCATATACTCAATTAATGCAAACTTATTTTGGGTTGGGGAGGATGGTAAGCAGTATAATTCAACAATTCCTTTAAATATAAGGGTTGTAAAGAAGATTTATGCAAACCAGCCGTATATTTATTTAGATGATGTAAAAAATAAAGGAGATTATATAGAGATAACTATTGGAATTGCAAATAGGGGAACTACAAAGATTAAGCATTGTGTAATGACTTTAACTGCAAATGGGAGGAATTATACCAAGTATATTGGAGATTTGGATGAAGATGATTATGACACTTCAATCTTTGAAATAAAGGAGTTTGGGGATATTCCAATTAAGGTAACTGTTACATACTTTGATGACTATCACAACCCATATAACGCTACAGAGACATTCAATATACATGTAGAAAAAGTTAAAAAAGAGGAATCATTAAGTCCAATGTATATAATTGGAGGAGTAATTGTTGTTATAATAATTATCCTATATATTAGAAAAAGAAAGAGACATCAGGAGTTTGAGGAATTTGAGGAAATTTAA
- a CDS encoding ABC transporter permease, whose translation MKVDDIITFAFKNIKQKRTQSLLTIIGIVIGVLAMVSLISLGYGVQNYIHEEMMKMGSNKITILPMKQFGVPPSHLFTKKEIKAIKNVKGVDTVMYGWYGGCEIEYNGEKKFVSYYYAIPSKLREVYKDSGYDIEEGRWLEDNDKYACVIGYGTAHNLFDREIKVGDVIKIKDKKFRVVGILKQIGNQQDDNSIILNIDVGEKLFGNEGKYNFISVTVKEGEDIEKVSEEIKKALKKSFGDEDFSVLTAEQLAKTVSSVLGVITIFVVGVAAISLLVGAVGISNTMHMSILERRKDIGILKALGAETTDILAIFVVESGFLGLFGGIVGLVLGILLAEVIEALAHKMGYLMVNAWISWELIVGVLIFSFLVGVISGYFPARSGAKLNPIETLRGE comes from the coding sequence ATGAAAGTTGATGATATAATTACTTTTGCATTTAAGAATATAAAGCAAAAAAGAACTCAGAGTTTATTGACGATTATTGGCATTGTAATAGGAGTTTTAGCAATGGTTAGCTTAATCTCTTTAGGATATGGTGTTCAAAATTACATACATGAGGAGATGATGAAAATGGGTTCTAATAAAATAACCATCCTGCCTATGAAACAGTTTGGCGTTCCTCCTTCACATCTATTTACAAAAAAAGAAATTAAAGCAATTAAAAATGTTAAAGGCGTTGATACAGTTATGTATGGTTGGTATGGAGGTTGTGAGATAGAATACAATGGAGAAAAGAAGTTTGTATCCTACTATTATGCAATCCCATCAAAATTAAGAGAGGTTTATAAGGATAGTGGTTACGATATTGAAGAGGGTAGATGGTTAGAGGATAATGACAAATATGCCTGTGTCATTGGCTATGGAACTGCCCATAACTTGTTTGATAGAGAGATAAAAGTTGGAGATGTAATAAAAATCAAAGATAAAAAATTCAGAGTTGTTGGAATTTTAAAGCAGATAGGAAATCAGCAGGATGATAATTCAATTATATTAAATATTGATGTTGGAGAAAAATTATTTGGAAATGAGGGGAAATATAACTTTATCTCCGTAACAGTTAAAGAGGGGGAGGATATAGAAAAAGTTTCAGAGGAAATTAAAAAAGCTTTAAAAAAATCTTTTGGAGATGAGGACTTTTCTGTTTTAACTGCTGAGCAGTTAGCAAAGACAGTTAGCTCAGTCCTTGGAGTAATAACTATATTTGTTGTTGGAGTTGCCGCTATATCTTTATTAGTTGGGGCTGTTGGAATCTCAAACACTATGCATATGAGTATTTTGGAGAGGAGGAAAGATATTGGAATATTAAAAGCATTGGGAGCAGAGACAACAGATATTTTAGCAATATTTGTTGTTGAGTCAGGATTTTTAGGTTTATTTGGTGGAATTGTTGGTTTAGTTTTAGGGATTTTATTGGCTGAGGTTATTGAAGCATTGGCTCACAAAATGGGTTATTTGATGGTTAATGCTTGGATTTCATGGGAGTTGATTGTTGGAGTTTTAATATTTTCATTCTTAGTTGGTGTCATAAGCGGTTATTTCCCAGCAAGAAGTGGGGCTAAGTTAAATCCAATAGAGACATTGAGGGGGGAATAA